GCAAGCAACCGAAGCGCCGACCGCTCAACCATGCTGAACTCATTTTGAGAATCTCTCAGGATTATGTACAGTTCATCGAGCCTCGGAAGTTGGGGCAACACTCGGAAGGAACATCGCATGACCAACACCTCGACCAACGCCGGGACGGCCCTCAAGCGCACCGTCGCCCTGACCGCTGCGGCCGGACTCGCCGTCATGGGCACCATCGCCGAGGAGGCCCACGCCGCCCCCACCGGCAACCCAGGGGCCCATGCCGAGAAGGCTCCCGCCCAACAAGCCACGAAAGCACCGGCCAAGCAGGCCGAGCGCGCCACCGCGTACAAGACCCAGTTCGCCCAGTCTCGCGTCCACCTCAACGTGCGCTCCGGACGCGGCACCCAGTACAAGCGTCACGGACTCATCCACCCCGGCGACCGTCTCCTCATCGTTGGCAAGGACGTCCAGGGCTGGACCCCCGTCAACTATCGCGGCAAGACCTCCTGGGTTGCTACCCGTTACATCAGCAAGGTCACCCGCACGGTCGGCATCTACGCCCAGCGCGGCGACCACAACGCCCGCACCAAGGCCGTTCAGCGCGACCTGTCGACCCTCCACTACTTCCCGGAAATGTGGGTCGGGCTTCCTTACGGCCCCGCCACCACCAACGCAGTCAAGGTCTTTCAGAAGGCCAACGCTCTCAAGCAGACCGGTGTCGCCGATGCCGTCACCATGAGCCTGCTGCGCTCGAAGGCCAGCGAGAAGCGTGCCGCGGCGCCCACCAAGGCTGCCGTCCAGGAGTCCACGCGGTCTCATTCCGAGGACTCCTCGCGCGTCTCCCGTTCGTCTGAGCGCTCGGCCCGCAGCGCAGTCTCCACCAGCGGTATTGCCGGAAGCTGCGAGGCCTCCTTCTACACCGATTCCCGGACCGCCTCCGGTGAGTCCTTCAGTTCCTCGGCCCTGACGGCTGCCTCCAAGACCTACTCCTTCGGCACCCGTCTCAAGGTGACCAACAAGGCCAACGGACGCTCCGTCGTCGTGCGCATCAACGACCGTGGACCCTACGTGTCAGGTCGCTGCCTCGACCTGTCCCCGGCCGCTTTCAGCCAGATCTCCTCGCTCGGCGCCGGCGTTGCCGATGTCACCTACGAGAAGGTCTCCTGACCGAACGAGACGTCAGGACACGCGCATCCCATAACAGCGTCAGCCCCCGATCCCGTGCGGATTGGGGGCTGACGCCATGTTCACGTCTGCTCAAGCCACAGATCTCAAGCCACAGATCTCGGGCCGCAGATCTCGGGGCGCACAATCAGCCGACGGGTGCCTCCGGACCGTCGTTGAACCACCAGGTCGCCTGTCCGGGGACTCCGGCCTTCTTGGCCTCCTCCGGGGCCTCGACCTTGTCGAACTCGTGAATGTTGCCCTCGGCGTCCTCCCAGCACACCACCTCGCGGCGCACCGGGATCTGCACGGTCACCAGGTCGGTGACGACGTAGCGACGCAGCTTCGCACCAGCCGGCAAGCCCATCGCGGGGGCGGGCTCAGCCGAGCGGACCTCGTCGTCAGAGTCGTCATCGTCATCAGTGGAGTGGCCGTCGCTGAGCACCTCGGGACGGCTCTCCTCGTCGACGTCGGCATCCTCAGGGAAGTCGTCATCGTCGAAGGGGGCAGAAGGAAGGACGATCGGGCTGATGGCGGTGTCCTGTCCGGCCTCGTCGTCACCGCGCTCGTCGTCACCGGACACGGCTTCTTCGGACTC
The genomic region above belongs to Cutibacterium equinum and contains:
- a CDS encoding septal ring lytic transglycosylase RlpA family protein; protein product: MTNTSTNAGTALKRTVALTAAAGLAVMGTIAEEAHAAPTGNPGAHAEKAPAQQATKAPAKQAERATAYKTQFAQSRVHLNVRSGRGTQYKRHGLIHPGDRLLIVGKDVQGWTPVNYRGKTSWVATRYISKVTRTVGIYAQRGDHNARTKAVQRDLSTLHYFPEMWVGLPYGPATTNAVKVFQKANALKQTGVADAVTMSLLRSKASEKRAAAPTKAAVQESTRSHSEDSSRVSRSSERSARSAVSTSGIAGSCEASFYTDSRTASGESFSSSALTAASKTYSFGTRLKVTNKANGRSVVVRINDRGPYVSGRCLDLSPAAFSQISSLGAGVADVTYEKVS